The Zobellia alginiliquefaciens genome contains a region encoding:
- the rplI gene encoding 50S ribosomal protein L9, with the protein MELILKQDVEHLGFKDDVVNVKNGYGRNYLIPRNLATMATASAKKVLAENLKQRAHKEKKVVDAANKTAEALKALELKISAKTGAADKLFGSVTTIDLAAALEKEGHSIDKKFINIQGGAVKRTGPYNAQIRLHREVIVDFPFEVVADKK; encoded by the coding sequence ATGGAACTTATACTAAAACAAGACGTAGAGCATTTAGGCTTTAAAGATGATGTCGTAAACGTAAAGAACGGTTACGGTAGAAACTACCTTATTCCAAGAAACTTAGCTACTATGGCTACTGCTTCTGCAAAAAAGGTATTGGCAGAGAACTTAAAACAAAGAGCTCATAAAGAGAAAAAAGTGGTTGATGCAGCAAACAAAACTGCTGAAGCACTTAAAGCTTTAGAGTTGAAAATTTCTGCAAAAACAGGTGCGGCGGACAAATTGTTCGGATCTGTTACTACAATTGATCTTGCTGCCGCTCTTGAAAAAGAAGGTCACAGTATCGATAAAAAGTTTATCAATATCCAAGGTGGTGCCGTTAAACGTACAGGTCCTTATAATGCGCAGATAAGATTACATAGGGAAGTAATAGTAGATTTCCCATTTGAGGTTGTTGCAGATAAAAAATAA
- a CDS encoding DUF6495 family protein, with amino-acid sequence MKYTRLTKQQLEELHQEFINFLATQSITGDEWEEIKTNKPEVAEDEIDVFSDLVWEGVLAKVEYLENISEKQMHLFHLAEKEMKLISVKIMNPEIDLNTSIGFSWFKKNWQSDFVEYLTAAKAYTEDKNLDKFQLIQQGAVITKGDLYQWFDNVIES; translated from the coding sequence ATGAAATATACGAGGCTTACAAAGCAGCAACTAGAAGAACTGCATCAAGAGTTTATAAACTTTTTGGCTACACAGTCCATTACAGGAGATGAATGGGAGGAAATCAAAACCAATAAGCCAGAAGTGGCCGAAGATGAAATTGATGTTTTCAGTGATTTGGTTTGGGAAGGTGTGCTTGCCAAAGTGGAGTATTTAGAAAATATTTCCGAGAAACAAATGCATCTTTTTCATTTAGCGGAAAAGGAAATGAAATTGATTTCTGTTAAGATCATGAATCCAGAAATCGATTTGAATACTAGTATCGGTTTTTCTTGGTTTAAAAAGAACTGGCAGTCAGATTTTGTTGAGTACCTCACCGCCGCCAAAGCGTATACGGAAGATAAAAATCTAGATAAGTTTCAGCTTATTCAGCAAGGGGCCGTTATCACCAAAGGAGACCTGTACCAATGGTTCGATAACGTCATTGAATCATAA
- the rpsR gene encoding 30S ribosomal protein S18 translates to MATLQQQAKGKKDGEIRYLTPLNIETNTKKKYCRFKKSGIKYIDYKDADFLMKLVNEQGKLLPRRLTGTSLKYQRKVAQAVKRARHLALMPYVGDLLK, encoded by the coding sequence ATGGCAACATTACAACAACAAGCAAAAGGAAAAAAAGACGGTGAAATCCGTTATTTGACTCCATTGAACATTGAGACCAATACTAAAAAGAAGTATTGCCGTTTCAAGAAATCAGGTATTAAGTATATCGATTACAAAGACGCAGACTTTTTAATGAAGTTGGTAAACGAGCAAGGTAAATTGTTACCTAGAAGACTTACCGGTACTTCTTTAAAATATCAGCGTAAAGTGGCTCAAGCGGTCAAAAGAGCACGTCACTTGGCTTTGATGCCATACGTAGGAGATTTATTAAAATAA
- a CDS encoding SDR family NAD(P)-dependent oxidoreductase, translated as MTNNDKLTGKNVLITAGAQGIGESITKHFIDSGANVAIHYFSSADTANELVAYATGKGQKAIAISGDLTKETDANAMVEKTVEVLGGLNILINNAGSLVARKMLGEMETEFWHKVMDINMTSMMFVTRAAAPFLAKNENSSIVNLASLAGRKGGHPGSLVYSTSKGAILTFTRALSTELGAQGTRVNAVAPGLILGTSFHNTHTTKESAAETTAGIPIQRAGSAADVARAVLFLASEYDGFITGATLDINGGVYNM; from the coding sequence ATGACGAATAACGATAAGTTAACAGGAAAAAACGTTCTCATTACCGCCGGCGCACAAGGAATTGGCGAATCAATTACAAAGCATTTTATTGACAGTGGTGCTAACGTTGCTATTCACTATTTTTCCAGTGCGGATACTGCGAATGAATTGGTAGCCTATGCAACAGGCAAAGGTCAGAAAGCGATTGCCATAAGTGGCGATTTGACCAAAGAGACCGATGCTAATGCAATGGTAGAAAAAACCGTAGAAGTACTTGGTGGCCTTAATATATTGATCAACAACGCGGGTTCTCTTGTTGCTCGCAAAATGCTTGGTGAGATGGAGACTGAATTCTGGCATAAGGTGATGGATATTAATATGACGTCCATGATGTTTGTAACACGTGCCGCAGCTCCTTTTTTGGCTAAAAATGAAAACAGTAGTATCGTAAATTTGGCATCGCTTGCTGGGCGTAAAGGGGGGCATCCAGGGTCATTGGTTTACTCCACGAGTAAAGGTGCTATCTTAACCTTTACACGAGCACTCTCTACAGAATTGGGCGCGCAAGGTACTAGGGTCAACGCTGTTGCTCCAGGTCTTATTCTAGGTACCTCATTTCATAATACACATACCACAAAAGAATCTGCAGCAGAAACAACAGCTGGTATTCCAATTCAAAGAGCAGGTAGTGCGGCAGATGTAGCTCGTGCAGTATTATTTCTTGCTTCTGAATACGATGGTTTTATTACCGGTGCTACATTGGATATCAATGGAGGTGTTTACAACATGTAA
- the rpsF gene encoding 30S ribosomal protein S6, giving the protein MNHYETVFILNPVLSDDQIAETVKKFEDFLIKNGAKMVSKENWGLKKLAYAIQHKKSGFYHLFEFTNTGEVITPYEQEFKRDERVMRFLTVKLDKHAIEWAEKRRTRLKAKA; this is encoded by the coding sequence ATCCCGTGCTTTCTGATGATCAGATAGCGGAAACAGTTAAGAAATTTGAGGATTTCTTAATTAAGAATGGCGCCAAGATGGTCTCCAAAGAAAACTGGGGACTTAAGAAATTGGCCTATGCCATCCAACACAAGAAAAGTGGATTTTACCACTTGTTCGAATTTACTAACACTGGTGAAGTCATCACTCCTTATGAGCAAGAGTTCAAAAGAGATGAGCGTGTTATGCGTTTTTTAACAGTGAAGTTAGACAAGCACGCAATTGAGTGGGCTGAGAAAAGAAGAACAAGGTTAAAAGCTAAAGCTTAA
- a CDS encoding TonB-dependent receptor — translation MSYKVHLSLVLFFTFFSAISQVTTSNMSGSVVDDQNLPLLGANVVAVHTPTGTKYGAITNEDGLFRILNLRVGGPYTVTVSYVGFKPHTLTNVFLSLGETFNVNIDLTSESQALDEVVVVSDRSGTFNGDRTGAETSVGRRELTRLPTISRSAQDFTRLEPTASGNSFGGRNDQFNNFSLDGAVFNNPFGLDAATPGGQTGSQPISLDAIEQIQVSTAPYDVTQSGFTGAAVNAVTKSGTNEFHGTVYGFTRNESLTGGKIKGEDVTKPDLNQNQYGVSIGGPIVKDKLFFFANFEKDERDDLGTNGWVPNSGSGAINESRVLESDLMSVQSALASAGYDTGSYDGFTHASESTKGIFKLDWNINDDHRLAVIYNFLRASKEKPAHPTAINTRGPNANTLQFQNSGYEINNNLNSFQLELNSTFSSTTTNKLQVGYTHFDDFRDPFSTPAPVINITKGGSPYIIAGHEPFSINNKLDQKVFQVTNNMNFFKGNHTYTVGFSFEKFQFDNSFNLKGYGFDVFGSVAIDQETDLDGDGTFDTDYINDQTGATNLQAFQDFLVSRYGQSFTDAQNTFNTKNALGDGVDGGWLLAETNVGQLAFYLQDEWNISEKFRLTYGVRLDKPLFFDTADKAQEFIDTDNGEIYLPDTEYFDPETGEALLIDSTEMPNNDWLISPRVGFNYDIKGDNSFKLRGGTGVFTGRFPFVWVGNQVSGVDAFFYQAVDPDFKFPQVWRTNIGVDKRLENGIVLTADVSYTQDINGVHVQNWGLNKPTGQLQGVDSRATYLDGDYAKATLPWGEVTNGNAYVMTNSNKGRIWNASLKAEKSFANGLYTMLAYSFLDSRDVNSIEAEITGDAFAGNPALGNVNNDVLAHSKYGDKHRFIGVASKKWDYGNDKWSTTLSTFFEYAQGARFNYTYGGDINGDGSGINDLIYIPTTSEIGSMQFTGTGDAASLENYISQDDYLNERRGEYAERYGAISPWRGKWDVKLLQDYRIKCSNGRTNTIQLSFDVLNIGNMINSDWGLIQQPNSEQLLGVAFDDAGVPVYTFNGDQQSTTFGYDSSLASRWQAQVGLRYIF, via the coding sequence ATGTCTTACAAAGTTCATTTAAGTCTTGTGCTATTTTTCACCTTCTTTAGCGCAATTTCGCAAGTCACAACCTCCAACATGAGCGGTTCGGTGGTGGACGATCAAAACCTACCGCTATTAGGAGCCAACGTAGTTGCTGTTCATACCCCAACGGGTACCAAGTACGGTGCTATTACCAACGAAGATGGTCTTTTTAGAATACTCAACCTAAGGGTAGGCGGACCTTATACCGTGACAGTTTCTTATGTTGGTTTTAAGCCACATACGCTTACCAATGTATTTTTGTCTTTAGGGGAGACGTTTAATGTTAATATAGACTTAACAAGTGAAAGCCAGGCACTGGACGAAGTTGTTGTGGTGTCAGATAGGTCTGGGACCTTTAACGGTGATCGTACTGGTGCTGAAACAAGTGTAGGAAGAAGAGAATTAACGCGCTTGCCAACCATTTCTCGTTCTGCACAAGATTTTACTAGATTAGAGCCCACAGCCAGTGGAAATTCTTTTGGTGGGCGTAATGACCAGTTTAATAACTTCTCTTTGGATGGAGCGGTTTTTAATAACCCTTTTGGTTTAGACGCGGCAACTCCTGGTGGGCAGACCGGTTCTCAACCTATTTCTTTAGATGCTATTGAACAAATACAAGTTTCTACGGCTCCTTATGATGTAACTCAATCCGGTTTTACCGGTGCAGCGGTTAACGCAGTAACCAAAAGTGGAACAAACGAATTCCACGGAACTGTGTACGGTTTTACCAGAAATGAAAGCTTAACCGGCGGAAAAATTAAAGGGGAAGACGTAACAAAACCGGATTTGAACCAAAATCAATACGGGGTTAGTATTGGCGGGCCTATAGTTAAAGATAAATTGTTCTTTTTTGCAAACTTTGAAAAGGATGAAAGAGATGATTTGGGAACAAATGGCTGGGTCCCAAATAGTGGATCGGGTGCCATTAATGAATCTAGAGTTTTAGAGAGCGATTTAATGTCTGTTCAGTCTGCTCTTGCAAGTGCTGGTTATGATACGGGTTCATATGACGGCTTTACGCATGCTTCGGAATCAACTAAAGGTATTTTTAAGTTAGACTGGAACATAAACGATGATCATCGTTTAGCGGTTATTTATAATTTTTTAAGAGCTTCTAAAGAAAAACCGGCGCACCCAACTGCAATTAATACAAGAGGACCAAATGCAAATACATTGCAGTTTCAAAATTCGGGTTATGAGATTAACAACAACTTAAATTCTTTTCAGTTGGAGTTAAACTCAACTTTTTCCTCAACAACCACCAACAAATTACAAGTAGGATATACTCATTTTGATGATTTTAGAGACCCTTTTTCAACCCCGGCTCCCGTTATAAACATTACAAAGGGTGGCTCACCTTATATCATTGCTGGGCATGAACCATTTTCAATTAATAACAAACTGGATCAAAAAGTATTTCAGGTTACAAATAACATGAATTTCTTTAAAGGCAATCATACCTATACAGTTGGTTTTTCTTTTGAAAAATTTCAGTTTGACAATTCCTTTAACTTAAAAGGTTACGGGTTTGATGTGTTTGGTAGTGTAGCTATTGACCAGGAAACTGATTTAGATGGCGATGGTACGTTTGATACTGATTATATTAATGATCAAACCGGTGCAACCAACTTACAGGCTTTTCAAGACTTTTTAGTAAGTAGATATGGCCAATCATTTACGGATGCACAAAACACTTTTAATACCAAAAACGCTTTAGGCGATGGAGTAGATGGTGGATGGTTATTGGCTGAAACAAATGTAGGGCAACTGGCTTTCTATTTACAAGATGAGTGGAATATATCTGAAAAATTTAGATTGACTTATGGAGTACGTCTTGATAAACCACTATTTTTTGATACTGCTGATAAAGCTCAGGAATTTATTGATACGGATAATGGAGAGATATATTTACCTGATACAGAATACTTCGATCCAGAAACTGGAGAGGCTTTGTTGATTGATTCTACGGAAATGCCTAACAATGATTGGTTAATTTCTCCTCGAGTTGGTTTTAACTACGATATTAAAGGAGATAATTCATTTAAGTTGCGTGGGGGTACGGGTGTGTTTACCGGTCGTTTTCCTTTTGTTTGGGTAGGTAACCAAGTAAGTGGTGTGGATGCTTTTTTCTACCAAGCTGTAGATCCAGACTTTAAGTTTCCTCAAGTTTGGAGAACAAATATAGGGGTAGATAAAAGATTGGAAAACGGTATTGTTTTAACTGCAGATGTTTCTTATACCCAAGATATTAATGGTGTACATGTTCAAAACTGGGGATTAAACAAACCTACAGGCCAATTACAAGGCGTAGATAGCAGAGCAACTTACTTAGATGGGGATTATGCAAAAGCAACCCTGCCATGGGGCGAAGTTACCAATGGAAACGCTTACGTGATGACAAATTCTAACAAAGGAAGAATCTGGAACGCTTCTTTAAAAGCTGAAAAATCTTTTGCCAATGGACTGTATACAATGTTAGCGTACAGTTTCTTGGATTCTAGAGATGTAAATTCAATTGAAGCTGAAATTACAGGAGATGCATTTGCCGGAAATCCTGCTTTAGGTAATGTGAATAACGATGTTTTAGCTCATTCTAAATATGGAGATAAGCATCGTTTTATTGGAGTTGCTAGTAAAAAGTGGGATTATGGGAATGATAAATGGTCAACAACACTATCTACATTCTTTGAGTATGCGCAAGGTGCACGTTTTAACTACACTTATGGTGGAGATATTAATGGAGATGGTTCCGGTATCAATGACTTAATCTATATTCCTACTACAAGTGAAATTGGCTCAATGCAATTTACTGGTACTGGTGATGCTGCTAGTTTAGAAAACTACATTTCTCAGGATGATTATTTAAATGAACGAAGAGGTGAGTATGCTGAAAGATATGGGGCGATATCTCCTTGGAGAGGAAAATGGGATGTAAAGCTGTTGCAAGATTATAGAATCAAATGTAGCAACGGTAGAACAAATACAATTCAATTAAGTTTTGATGTGTTGAATATAGGAAACATGATAAACTCAGATTGGGGGCTTATCCAACAGCCAAATAGCGAACAACTTTTAGGAGTAGCTTTTGATGATGCTGGAGTTCCTGTATATACCTTTAATGGAGATCAACAAAGTACAACATTTGGTTATGATTCAAGCTTGGCATCCAGATGGCAAGCCCAGGTTGGTTTACGTTATATTTTCTAA
- the hisS gene encoding histidine--tRNA ligase, whose translation MAQKPSIPKGTRDFTPSEVIKRNYIFDIVKKHFQTFGFQPIETPSFENSDTLMGKYGDEGDRLIFKILNSGDYLSKVDETTYSSKNSNVLTSKISEKALRYDLTVPFARYVVMHQNEIDFPFKRYQIQPVWRADRPQKGRFREFFQCDADVVGSDSLLQEIEFVQLYDAVFTDLKLNGVNIKMNNRKILSGIAEVIGAQDLLIDFTVALDKLDKIGEEGVKKEMAERGLTPEAIAKVEPLFSLSGTNLEQLEALKELLKDSETGSKGVEELTFIISTIEQLGLQSAKLSIDVTLARGLNYYTGAIFEVAAPEGVKMGSIGGGGRYDDLTGVFGLKDVSGVGISFGLDRAYLVLEELGLFPESIDQSLDLLCLNFGDKEALAALKLVSELRKNGVKADVYPSSAKIQKQFKYANNRKVPYVVLIGEQELENNLFVVKNMAEGSQKEYSLNEVEAFVKSLV comes from the coding sequence ATGGCACAAAAACCAAGCATACCAAAGGGAACAAGAGATTTTACTCCTTCCGAAGTCATAAAGCGGAATTATATTTTTGATATCGTAAAAAAGCATTTTCAGACCTTTGGATTTCAGCCTATTGAAACCCCTTCTTTTGAAAACTCGGATACCTTAATGGGTAAATACGGTGATGAAGGTGATCGCTTGATTTTTAAGATTTTGAATTCTGGGGATTACCTCAGTAAGGTGGATGAAACAACATATAGTTCAAAGAACTCTAATGTTTTGACTTCCAAAATTTCCGAAAAAGCGCTACGCTATGACCTAACAGTGCCTTTTGCCAGATATGTTGTAATGCACCAAAACGAGATTGACTTTCCGTTTAAGCGCTATCAAATTCAACCGGTTTGGCGTGCGGATAGACCTCAAAAAGGGCGTTTCCGTGAGTTTTTTCAGTGTGATGCGGATGTAGTCGGTTCCGATTCTTTATTACAGGAAATAGAATTTGTGCAGTTGTACGATGCGGTTTTTACTGATTTAAAGTTGAACGGTGTCAACATTAAAATGAATAACCGAAAAATTCTTTCGGGTATTGCAGAAGTTATAGGTGCACAAGACCTCCTCATAGATTTTACCGTTGCTTTGGATAAGTTGGATAAAATTGGTGAAGAAGGGGTAAAGAAAGAAATGGCGGAAAGGGGACTTACTCCTGAGGCAATAGCCAAGGTGGAACCACTTTTCTCACTTTCAGGAACCAACCTAGAACAGCTTGAAGCTTTGAAAGAGCTTTTAAAAGATTCGGAAACCGGAAGTAAAGGGGTAGAGGAACTGACTTTTATTATAAGTACTATAGAACAATTGGGCTTACAGTCCGCTAAACTTTCTATTGATGTTACTTTGGCCCGTGGACTCAATTATTATACGGGCGCTATTTTTGAAGTAGCGGCGCCAGAGGGTGTAAAAATGGGCTCTATAGGTGGCGGTGGTCGTTATGATGACTTAACGGGAGTTTTTGGCTTAAAGGATGTTAGTGGAGTGGGTATTTCATTCGGTTTAGATCGTGCGTATTTAGTGTTAGAAGAATTAGGTCTCTTCCCAGAAAGTATTGATCAGTCTTTAGACTTGCTCTGTTTAAATTTTGGAGATAAGGAGGCTTTGGCAGCGTTGAAACTTGTGTCCGAATTACGAAAGAATGGAGTGAAAGCAGATGTATACCCTTCAAGCGCCAAAATTCAGAAACAATTTAAATATGCCAATAACAGAAAGGTTCCTTATGTGGTTTTAATTGGTGAGCAAGAGTTAGAAAACAACTTGTTTGTAGTTAAAAATATGGCAGAAGGTTCTCAAAAAGAATATAGTTTGAATGAGGTAGAGGCTTTTGTAAAGAGCCTGGTATAA